A single region of the Lycium barbarum isolate Lr01 chromosome 2, ASM1917538v2, whole genome shotgun sequence genome encodes:
- the LOC132628755 gene encoding uncharacterized protein LOC132628755, whose protein sequence is MAERFEAFNIGMGLVQEQNDSKGKVVRKNIVANLGNTLSLLPNTTPTSSNVSLAISPHLDPTYTIPQIPSTYTPDQVAIIPNPQFSITTAQFEKSKKNELAISPYMRPGKEIKSLYHADLGKELHNLRKVINEELCSRNFQILKYEDLCVHPNVELPSGYKIPKFNTFNGKGDPVAHLKDYCSRLIGIGHNEAVRMRLFIQSLSGSTLSWYTKQDFSKWLTWEDMARGFVKQFEFNNGGDPHIADLLRENLYYDKLLGACAHNFSDLIRIGRELENAIQEGRITDSSATQAVHQTFQAEILGNLQSEMKQNQFASTTMHQAQCHKNHQIFQSYATMQCPRQQNSQQGYQRRVHQAQSSSQHKKKRKSFCFTTLNEPLANIFKRLSAKGILQPKKGFIPKHPPPNFDLSKSCAYHSNIQGHDTEECPALRFKIQSMIGSGKIKLQLEPSAGNIANTKTTVVQGDSSKLAPRHLKRKRAD, encoded by the exons ATGGCAGAGAGATTTGAAGCTTTCAACATCGGTATGGGTTTGGTGCAAGAGCAAAACGATAGCAAGGGAAAGGTGGTTCGAAAAAATATTGTAGCCAATCTGGGGAATACCttaagccttcttcctaacacaacccCAACTTCCAGCAACGTTTCCTTAGCCATTTCGCCTCACTTAGATCCTACCTATACCATTCCACAAATACCTTCAACCTACACTCCCGATCAAGTAGCGATAATTCCTAATCCTCAATTTTCCATAACCACCGCTCAATTCGAGAAAAGTAAGAAAAACGAACTGGCAATATCCCCATACATGAGGCCTGGAAAGGAAATCAAGTCGCTTTACCATGCAGATTTGGGAAAAGAACTCCACAATTTGAGGAAAGTCATTAATGAAGAGTTATGTTCAAGGAATTTCCAGATTTTGAAGTATGAAGATTTGTGTGTGCATCCAAACGTTGAGCTTCCGTCAGGGTACAAAATACCTAAGTTTAACACTTTCAATGGGAAGGGAGATCCCGTCGCTCATTTAAAGGACTATTGCAGCAGATTAATTGGTATTGGACATAATGAAGCCGTACGAATGAGATTGTTCATTCAAAGTTTATCAGGATCAACACTCTCTTGGTACACTAAACAAGATTTTAGCAAATGGCTTACGTGGGAAGATATGGCCCGCGGATTTGTAAAGCAATTCGAGTTTAACAATGGAGGCGATCCGCACATAGCCGATTTGCTCAGA GAAAACTTATATTATGATAAGTTGCTCGGAGCTTGTGCACACAACTTCTCTGATTTGATTAGGATTGGTAGAGAACTAGAAAATGCCATTCAAGAAGGGAGAATTACAGATAGCTCAGCAACACAAGCCGTTCACCAAACCTTCCAAGCGGAGATACTAGGAAATTTGCAAAGTGAAATGAAGCAAAACCAATTTGCTTCCACGACTATGCATCAAGCGCAATGCCATAAAAATCACCAAATTTTTCAATCTTATGCCACTATGCAATGTCCTCGTCAGCAAAACTCCCAGCAAGGCTACCAACGACGGGTTCACCAAGCACAATCAAGCTCTCAAcataaaaagaagaggaaatctTTTTGCTTCACTACTCTAAATGAACCATTGGCAAATATATTTAAGAGGTTGAGTGCTAAGGGTATTCTACAACCAAAGAAGGGATTTATACCTAAGCATCCACCGCCAAACTTTGATTTATCTAAGAGTTGTGCTTATCACTCAAACATTCAAGGACATGACACTGAAGAATGTCCAGCACTAAGATTTAAGATTCAAAGCATGATTGGAAGTGGCAAGATAAAGCTACAGCTAGAGCCTTCAGCCGGTAATATTGCAAACACAAAGACAACTGTTGTTCAGGGTGATTCATCGAAACTGGCACCAAGGCATTTGAAAAGAAAGCGCGCAGACTGA